The Gemmatimonadales bacterium nucleotide sequence GAGCACCTGGGCGAATTGGGCGATCTGGTGCGCGCCACGAAGGCCGACGTCGGGCTGGCGGTCGACCCCGACGTGGACCGGCTCGCCCTCGTGGACGAGACGGGACGTCCCATCGGTGAGGACTACACGCTGGCCTTCGCGGTTCGGGCGGTGCTGGCTCGCCGGCCCGGTCCGGTCGTCACGAACCTGTCCACGAGCCGCGTGGTTGACGACGCCGCCGCGGCCTACGGCATCAAGGTCGAGCGGGCGCCGGTCGGGGAGGCGAACGTGGTCGAGCGGATGGCGGCGCGGGGCGCGGTGATCGGGGGAGAGGGGAACGGCGGGGTGATCCTGCCCGACGTCCACCTGGGGCGTGACGCTCCGGTGGCGGCCGCCCTCGCGCTGGCGCTGCTGGCCGCCAGGGGCGAGACGGTATCGTCGGTGGTGAACTCCGAGCCGCGCTATGCTATCGTTAAGGCCAAGGTAGGCCGGCCCGCGGGATCCCTGGACGCGGTCTACAGGGCGCTGATGGGCGGGTTGGCGGGGGCGGCGGAAGACCGGCAGGACGGACTGCGGCTCGCGACACAGGACCGATGGATCCACGTGCGGCCGTCCGGTACGGAGCCGGTGGTGCGGATAATCGCGGAAGCGCCGACTGAGTCGTCGGCGCGTGAACTGATCGAGCGCGGGCGAGCTGCGCTGCGCGAAGCGGGGAACTAGACGGATGTGCGGAATCGTGGGTTACGTCGGGCCGAAGCAGGCCATGCCGCTCCTGATGGAGGGACTCAAGCGCCTTGAGTACCGGGGTTACGACTCGGCCGGCATCGCGGTGGTGGCGGACGGACGGCTGACCGTGCTGAAGGCGGCCGGGAAGATCGCGATGCTCGAGTCGCAGATCGGGCGCACGCCGGTCAAGGGCACGACCGGGATCGCCCACACTCGCTGGGCCACGCACGGCGCGCCCACGACGAAGAACGCGCACCCGCACACCGACTGCGGCGACGTCGTAGCGGTCGTCCACAACGGCATCATCGAGAACAGCACCGCGCTTCGCACGATGCTTCGGGAGCGCGGCCACAAGTTCGTTTCCGAGACCGACACGGAAGTGATCGCGCACCTGATAGAGCAGTTCTACACCGGCCGGCTCGAGGACGCGGTCGGCGCGGCGCTGCGCGAGCTGGAGGGTGCCTACGGGATCGCCGTGGTCTCGGCGCGGGAGCCCGACACGATGGTCGCGGCGCGCAAGGGCAGCCCGCTCCTGATCGGGGTGGGCGACGGGGAGAACTTCGTCGCGTCCGATCCGTCAGCGGTGCTCGCGCACACGCGGTCGGTGGTCTACCTGGACGACGGCGAGCTCGCCGTCGTCCGGCCGTCCGGGTACCGGCTCATGGACGGTCACGCGACACCGCTCACGAAGGAGATCAGCCAGATCGACTGGGACCTGGCGACGATCGAGCGGGGCGGGTACGCGCACTTCATGCTCAAGGAGATCTGCGAGCAGCCCGAGAGCCTCCGGAACACGCTCCGTGGCCGCCTGCTCGAGGAGGAGGGAACGGCCCGGCTCGGCGGCCTCAACCTGACCGACGAGCAACTGGGGAAGATCGACCGGATAGTCATCACCGCGTGCGGGACGTCGTGGCACGCGGGGCTGGTCGGCGAGTACATGTTGGAAGAGGTGGCCCGACTCCCGGTGGAGGTCGAGTACGCGTCGGAGTTCCGATACCGCAACCCGATCGTGGACGACCGCACGCTGGTGATCGTGATCTCGCAGTCCGGCGAGACTGCGGACACGCTGGCGGCGCTGCGCGAGGCCAAGCGTCGTGGCGCTCGTACCATCGGCATCGTGAACCAGGTGGGGAGCACGATAGCGCGGGAGGTGGACAGCGGGATCTTCCTGCACGCGGGCCCCGAGATCGGCGTGGCGTCCACCAAGGCGTTCACCAGCCAGATCGCGGCACTGGCGCTCTTCACGCTCAAGCTGGGCCGGCTGCGGGCGCTGTCGATACTCCAGGGGCGCGAGATCGTGAGCGCGCTGAAGAAGCTTCCGGAGCAACTCGAGGTCGTGCTCGCGAAACAGGCGGAGATAGAGGCGCTGGCGGAGCGGTACGTGCGGGTGTCGAACGTCCTGTACCTCGGCCGCGGGTGCAACTTCCCGGTGGCGCTCGAGGGCGCGCTGAAGCTGAAGGAGATCTCGTACATCCACGCCGAGGGGTACCCGGCGGCGGAGATGAAGCACGGGCCGATCGCGCTGATCGACGAGCTGATGCCGGTCATCTTCGTGGCGCCCAGGGACGGCGTGCATGGGAAGATCGTCTCCAACATCGAGGAGGTTCGCGCCCGCGGCGGCCGGGTGATCGCGGTGGTCACCGAGGGGGACACCGTGATCACCCCGCTGGTGGACCACGTGATCACGATCCCCGACACGATGGACATGCTGACGCCGGTGCTCACGTCGGTCCCGCTCCAACTGCTGGCGTACTTCGTTGCGGTGCGCCGCGGCTGCAACGTGGATCAGCCGCGCAACCTGGCGAAGAGCGTGACGGTGGAATAGCGGGTGCGGGTCGTGCTGCAGCGCGTGAGCCGCGCCGCCGTTCGCGTTGACGGAGCCACCGTCGGAGCGATCGGGCGCGGCTTCGTCATTCTGGCCGGCTTCGCGCCGGCCGACTCGGAGGCGACGCTGGAGTGGATGGCCGAGAAGATCGCGGGCCTGCGCCTCTTCGGCGACTCGGAGGGGAAGATGAACCTGCCCTTGTCCGAGGTTGGCGGCGGAATGCTGGTGATCTCGCAGTTCACGCTCTATGGAGATGCGGCGAAGGGTCGCCGGCCCTCGTTCATCGACGCGGCGCCGCCGGCCGTGGCGGAGCCGCTCTACCAGCGCTTCGTGGCGCTGCTCGGGGCGCAAGGCGCGAAGGTCGAGACGGGCCGGTTCGGCGCGATGATGGACGTCGAGCTGGTGAACGACGGGCCGGTGACACTGATCCTCGAGCGCTCATGAGCGTCCAGATCGTTCTCGCATCGTCGTCGCCCCGGCGCCGGGAGCTGCTCCGCCTGATCGGCCTGCCGTGCGAGGTCATCCCGGCGAACATCGATGAGTCCAGGAAGAACGGCGAGGCCCCCCTTGGGTACGCCGAGCGGCTGGCGCGTGAGAAGGCCGCGGCGGTCGCGGGTGCGGGGGCGGGTGCGGTGGTGGTGGGCGCGGACACGATCGTGGTGATAGACGGTGACATCCTCGGCAAGCCGCGCGACGCGGCGGAAGCGGAGGCCATGCTGCGCCGTCTCAGCGGGCGGGAGCACCTGGTGCACACGGCGCTCGCGGTCTCGTTCGAGGGGCGGGTCGCCTCGGGGGTCGAGACCACGCGGGTGTGGTTCCGCCCGCTCGACAAT carries:
- the glmM gene encoding phosphoglucosamine mutase, whose translation is MSGLRGIVGVDLVPELVTRYAAAFGAFLLEGGGRTVALARDSRQSGPAFAAAAASGLASAGADVLDLGMVPTPTAQLAVEMMELAGGIVVTASHNPVEWNALKFIGPGGRFLTKREAEAFFALVDGGAAARTGGAAGAVRQDTGAVRRHLDRLLALPWLDVAAVRARRFRVALDCVRGAGATVMPALLDALGCEVHAIHLEPDGRFPREPEPIPEHLGELGDLVRATKADVGLAVDPDVDRLALVDETGRPIGEDYTLAFAVRAVLARRPGPVVTNLSTSRVVDDAAAAYGIKVERAPVGEANVVERMAARGAVIGGEGNGGVILPDVHLGRDAPVAAALALALLAARGETVSSVVNSEPRYAIVKAKVGRPAGSLDAVYRALMGGLAGAAEDRQDGLRLATQDRWIHVRPSGTEPVVRIIAEAPTESSARELIERGRAALREAGN
- the glmS gene encoding glutamine--fructose-6-phosphate transaminase (isomerizing), which translates into the protein MCGIVGYVGPKQAMPLLMEGLKRLEYRGYDSAGIAVVADGRLTVLKAAGKIAMLESQIGRTPVKGTTGIAHTRWATHGAPTTKNAHPHTDCGDVVAVVHNGIIENSTALRTMLRERGHKFVSETDTEVIAHLIEQFYTGRLEDAVGAALRELEGAYGIAVVSAREPDTMVAARKGSPLLIGVGDGENFVASDPSAVLAHTRSVVYLDDGELAVVRPSGYRLMDGHATPLTKEISQIDWDLATIERGGYAHFMLKEICEQPESLRNTLRGRLLEEEGTARLGGLNLTDEQLGKIDRIVITACGTSWHAGLVGEYMLEEVARLPVEVEYASEFRYRNPIVDDRTLVIVISQSGETADTLAALREAKRRGARTIGIVNQVGSTIAREVDSGIFLHAGPEIGVASTKAFTSQIAALALFTLKLGRLRALSILQGREIVSALKKLPEQLEVVLAKQAEIEALAERYVRVSNVLYLGRGCNFPVALEGALKLKEISYIHAEGYPAAEMKHGPIALIDELMPVIFVAPRDGVHGKIVSNIEEVRARGGRVIAVVTEGDTVITPLVDHVITIPDTMDMLTPVLTSVPLQLLAYFVAVRRGCNVDQPRNLAKSVTVE
- the dtd gene encoding D-aminoacyl-tRNA deacylase, coding for MRVVLQRVSRAAVRVDGATVGAIGRGFVILAGFAPADSEATLEWMAEKIAGLRLFGDSEGKMNLPLSEVGGGMLVISQFTLYGDAAKGRRPSFIDAAPPAVAEPLYQRFVALLGAQGAKVETGRFGAMMDVELVNDGPVTLILERS
- a CDS encoding Maf family protein; this encodes MSVQIVLASSSPRRRELLRLIGLPCEVIPANIDESRKNGEAPLGYAERLAREKAAAVAGAGAGAVVVGADTIVVIDGDILGKPRDAAEAEAMLRRLSGREHLVHTALAVSFEGRVASGVETTRVWFRPLDNRLIAEYVATGDPLDKAGAYGIQGYGALIVERIEGDFFTVMGLGLVRLVALLAEVGLEYRFGELAASR